The Calditerrivibrio sp. genome includes a window with the following:
- a CDS encoding S41 family peptidase has product MIKNRFGKVLVVFIIATALVMTIFAVAKVKSVYAQKGISKFQYLEMFSDALDIIERKYVDQVDPQKLIQGAIKGMLNELDPHSNFMDKQAFDNFKTEIKGEFGGLGITIGMRDKVLTIIAPIEDTPAHRAGLKAGDKIIKIDGKSTANITIDEAVNKLRGTPGTSVTITILRGSDSKPFDVTIVREVIKVKTVKFQVKDDIGYLRLTQFNETASSELSKALEKLKQNSVKGIILDLRNNPGGLLDEAVNVTSLFLQPGKTVVFTKERNEKNSMYLKSRNLGVSDYNTPMVVLINSGSASASEIVSGALQDHKRAIIIGTTSFGKASVQTTFNLSDGSAIKLTTAKYYTPSGRSIQGVGISPDIEVKSGEIVYRENDMELREKDLDKHITGDEEKKQDSKKGKNKENDNITLSDLDRIDFEKDLQLKYAYDFLKGMIIYGTKTK; this is encoded by the coding sequence ATGATAAAAAATAGATTTGGTAAGGTGTTAGTTGTTTTCATAATAGCTACGGCACTTGTTATGACTATTTTTGCCGTTGCTAAAGTAAAATCTGTTTATGCCCAGAAGGGTATAAGTAAGTTTCAGTACCTCGAGATGTTTTCAGATGCTCTTGATATAATAGAGAGAAAGTATGTGGATCAGGTTGATCCCCAAAAGTTGATACAGGGTGCCATAAAAGGGATGTTAAATGAGTTGGATCCCCATTCTAATTTTATGGATAAACAGGCTTTTGACAATTTTAAAACAGAAATAAAAGGTGAATTTGGTGGGTTAGGGATAACTATCGGTATGAGAGATAAAGTGTTGACAATAATTGCTCCCATCGAGGACACTCCAGCTCATCGAGCAGGTTTAAAAGCTGGTGATAAAATAATAAAGATTGATGGTAAGTCTACTGCAAATATTACAATTGATGAAGCTGTTAATAAATTGAGGGGTACACCAGGTACGTCAGTTACGATAACCATATTGAGAGGATCAGATAGCAAACCGTTTGATGTTACTATTGTTAGGGAGGTCATAAAGGTTAAAACTGTGAAGTTTCAGGTTAAAGATGATATAGGGTATCTGAGGCTTACTCAGTTTAATGAGACTGCATCCTCTGAATTATCTAAAGCCCTTGAAAAACTCAAACAAAATAGTGTAAAAGGGATCATTTTAGATCTCAGAAATAACCCCGGTGGGTTGCTTGATGAAGCTGTAAATGTGACTTCTCTCTTTTTACAGCCGGGTAAAACGGTAGTATTTACCAAAGAGCGTAATGAAAAAAATAGCATGTATCTTAAGTCAAGAAATTTGGGGGTATCCGATTATAACACTCCAATGGTGGTACTGATAAATAGTGGAAGTGCTTCTGCTTCTGAGATTGTATCCGGTGCACTTCAGGATCATAAGAGGGCTATAATCATAGGTACAACATCTTTTGGGAAAGCATCCGTTCAAACAACCTTTAATTTGAGTGATGGTTCTGCTATAAAGCTTACCACAGCAAAATATTACACCCCATCTGGTAGATCTATTCAGGGTGTTGGTATCAGTCCTGATATAGAAGTAAAATCTGGCGAAATCGTTTATAGAGAGAACGATATGGAATTAAGGGAGAAAGACTTAGATAAACATATAACAGGTGATGAAGAAAAGAAACAGGATAGTAAAAAGGGTAAAAATAAAGAAAATGATAATATTACTCTCTCTGATCTTGATCGTATAGACTTTGAAAAGGATCTACAGTTGAAATATGCCTATGATTTTCTGAAGGGTATGATAATATATGGCACGAAGACCAAATAG
- a CDS encoding divergent polysaccharide deacetylase family protein, which translates to MARRPNRSNKKHNIPPTLIVGGIFFLLVSIVFVLFVNLKVDGIKKDLEATKKNKRDSLPKVVDLNIDEKLKIFLFDHEISKERLKLERSQKVEGGFFHRYKLLLYESENEALKPILISFLRSSGFTFQDYGNKLVFEHTNTIVEIEIDLIEEKAFKNHVADYDSEIKRDNSKQEKGSTEHRFRDKHRFVVILDDAGQNIELAKKVASMKYPIVMSILPYSKFDKETAELARNNKKEYLLHQPMEPKSYPDTNPGKGAILLNMPRSVIEATIKENITRLGGVSGVNNHMGSAFTENSEKMKETLEIIKSYTDIFVDSHTTPNTVAYDVCKSIDGLKCGQSKRFIDNMADYNYIKNKIYEAVRFLDKQDVIVIGHLRNMTVEVLEKVLPELEKNGVHISTISEVVK; encoded by the coding sequence ATGGCACGAAGACCAAATAGGAGTAATAAAAAACACAATATACCACCTACTTTAATAGTAGGTGGTATATTTTTTTTGCTTGTTTCGATAGTTTTTGTTTTGTTTGTAAATCTAAAGGTCGATGGTATAAAGAAGGATTTGGAAGCTACTAAAAAAAACAAGAGGGATAGTTTACCTAAGGTTGTTGATCTCAATATCGATGAAAAACTTAAGATATTCTTGTTTGATCATGAGATTAGCAAAGAAAGATTAAAGTTAGAAAGATCCCAAAAAGTAGAAGGCGGTTTTTTTCACAGATATAAATTACTCCTTTACGAGAGTGAAAATGAAGCGTTAAAACCGATATTGATAAGCTTTTTAAGATCATCAGGATTTACTTTCCAGGATTACGGAAACAAACTCGTTTTTGAACACACAAATACAATTGTAGAAATAGAGATAGATCTAATTGAAGAAAAAGCTTTTAAAAACCATGTAGCTGATTACGATAGTGAGATAAAAAGAGATAATAGTAAACAGGAAAAAGGGTCAACAGAACATAGGTTTAGAGATAAGCATAGATTTGTTGTGATCCTTGATGATGCCGGTCAGAATATAGAATTAGCAAAAAAAGTAGCAAGTATGAAGTATCCCATAGTGATGTCTATTCTTCCATATTCGAAATTTGACAAAGAGACCGCTGAATTAGCCAGAAATAACAAAAAAGAGTATTTACTTCATCAACCTATGGAACCTAAATCCTATCCTGACACAAACCCTGGAAAAGGTGCTATTTTGCTTAATATGCCAAGATCTGTAATAGAAGCTACAATCAAGGAGAATATAACCAGGCTTGGGGGAGTATCGGGGGTAAACAATCATATGGGTTCGGCTTTTACAGAAAATAGCGAAAAAATGAAAGAAACTCTTGAAATTATTAAAAGTTATACGGATATTTTCGTAGATAGTCATACTACACCTAATACGGTTGCATATGATGTCTGTAAAAGTATCGACGGTCTAAAATGCGGTCAGAGTAAGAGGTTTATCGACAATATGGCAGATTACAACTATATAAAAAACAAGATCTATGAAGCTGTCAGATTTTTGGATAAACAGGATGTGATAGTTATTGGGCATTTGAGAAATATGACTGTTGAGGTACTGGAGAAGGTTTTACCCGAACTTGAAAAAAATGGTGTCCATATATCCACTATTAGTGAGGTAGTCAAATGA
- the tsaD gene encoding tRNA (adenosine(37)-N6)-threonylcarbamoyltransferase complex transferase subunit TsaD — protein sequence MIVCGIETSCDETSVAIYNSQKKIFFSVISSQADIHNRFGGVVPEIASRNHALNILPVFEKCLMKAGLEVHNIDLIGVTKSPGLIGALFVGISFAKGLSLGLNRPLIGVNHLFAHILSAEIDNDITPPYLGVVLSGGHTHIYGVDECYNVRLYSKTLDDAVGESFDKIAKFAGLPYPGGPEIEKLALKGDENRVKLPIALKNEPNFSFSGLKTHVINLIEAKTFSLEDIAASFQRVVCDTVALKVNYVLSLTGLKKVVVSGGVACNNYLREHLPLLINGKVFFPSKRLCTDNGDMIAYAAYKIFRKRDFLGFRETAKDNDDLMI from the coding sequence ATGATTGTTTGTGGCATTGAAACATCCTGCGATGAAACATCTGTAGCCATATACAATTCCCAAAAAAAGATTTTTTTCTCTGTAATATCATCTCAGGCTGATATCCACAACAGGTTTGGGGGTGTTGTACCTGAGATAGCATCCAGAAACCATGCTCTAAATATTTTACCTGTTTTTGAGAAATGTTTGATGAAAGCTGGTTTGGAGGTTCATAATATAGACCTTATAGGTGTTACCAAATCTCCCGGTCTCATTGGGGCTCTTTTTGTTGGGATTTCTTTTGCTAAAGGGCTATCTCTTGGGCTAAATAGACCGTTGATTGGGGTCAATCATCTTTTTGCACATATTTTATCTGCTGAAATAGATAATGATATAACCCCCCCTTATTTGGGTGTTGTTTTATCCGGAGGGCATACGCATATATATGGAGTAGATGAGTGTTACAATGTTAGACTTTATTCCAAAACTTTGGATGATGCTGTTGGGGAAAGTTTTGATAAAATAGCAAAATTTGCTGGGCTACCTTATCCAGGTGGACCTGAAATAGAAAAACTTGCTTTAAAGGGTGATGAAAATAGGGTAAAACTACCTATAGCTCTTAAAAATGAACCTAATTTTAGTTTTAGTGGGTTAAAAACCCATGTGATCAATCTGATTGAGGCAAAAACCTTTAGTTTGGAAGATATTGCGGCTTCATTTCAGAGGGTTGTTTGTGATACTGTAGCACTAAAAGTCAATTATGTACTATCTCTAACCGGTTTAAAAAAGGTAGTTGTCAGTGGTGGGGTGGCTTGTAATAACTATTTAAGAGAGCATTTGCCGTTACTAATAAATGGTAAAGTTTTTTTCCCATCAAAAAGACTATGTACTGATAATGGTGATATGATAGCTTATGCTGCATACAAAATTTTTAGAAAAAGAGATTTTTTAGGGTTTAGGGAAACAGCAAAAGATAATGATGATTTGATGATATGA